Part of the Chloroflexota bacterium genome, GGCGACCTCGTTCGTCGCCGACAAACCGGCGACCGCGTTCTGGGCGAGTCAAAATTGGTTCGTCGGCGCGTTCACGTTCGCCTCCGATCTCGCGCCGCAACCACCTAAAAATTTACGCGAACGATTCGCGCGTCACTTTGCCACGTTGCGGGTCATGTTGGGGATGTAGTGCAATAGTGCGGTAGTGCAATAGTGCGGTAGTGCAATAGTGCGATAGTGCGGTAGTGCAATAGTGCGATAGTGCGGTAGTTGATTCCAAAAAGAAACGCGCTCCTGTTAGGGACGCGTTTCTCTTTTGATGTAACTATCGCACTATCGCACTACTCAACTATTGCACTACTCCGCGACCTTACTCGTCGTCTGCTTCTCAAACATCTTGAGAATTTCTTTGATGGTCGTCGCGTCCTCCGGCTTTTTGTCCACGCGAATAAATCCGACGACGCGCGGAAAGCGCAACGCGTAACCTGGCTCGTCGCCCACTTTGCCGGCGGTGTGAATCGGCGAGCGCGTGATTTCGTCGGCGGTCATCTCGATCACGTACTTGGGTTCGACCCACACGTCCGGCTCCATCACCGCATCCACGCGCGCATGCCGATGCTGGGTCTTGATCTTATCGAGCAGTTCGCGCATCTGCACCCACTCTTCGTCTGAAAAACCCGTGCCGATCTTTGCGATGGTCGCGAACTTGTCTTGCTTGGCGTCGTACACTGCGACGAGCAACGCGCCGATGCCAAATTTCGCGCGCATCCCGCGCCCGCGCAAGTAACCGACGACCACGCCGTCAATCGTATCGCTCAAGTGTCCTTGGTACGACCGCTTCAACTTGATCCAGTTGAAATTGCGCGCGCCGGCTTGATATTTGGAATCGAGCCGTTTCGCCATGATCCCTTCCAAGCCGCCGGTGATCGCGTCCATAAAGTACGTTTCGATCTCTTTGGCGTCTTGGGTAACTATGTGTTGCGAGATTTGCACGCGTTCGCCCGGCGCGAGGATGGACACGAGTTTATCGTGGCGCGCGAGGTACCCTTGCCCCGTGAAATCCTTGCCGTCCACGTACAGCAGATCGAACGCGACGAGACGCAACGGGAACTTGACCGTCATCGCTTCGAGATCGTACTTGCGTTTGCGTTGCATCGTCACCTGGAACGGATGAAACTCACCGGTCTCTGGATCGTACGACAACGCCTCCCCTTCCAGAATCGCGGACTTGGCTTGGATTTGCGTGCGGATGCCTTCGACAATATCGGTGAACATCGCGGTCGTTTCTTCGAGGTTGCGCGAGAAAATTCGCACCGAGTTCCCTTGCTTGTGCACCTGACAGCGAAAGCCGTCGAATTTCTTCTCGATGGCGCATTTGCCGAGCCGAGTCACAATGTCTTCGGCGTTCTTGGCGCGTTCGGCGAGCGCCATGCGGACCGGGTTACCCACCTTGACCTGGATTTTCGCGAGCGCGTCCACGCCTTCGGCTTTGAAGATGCGCGCGACCTGACCCAGGTCGGAGCATACGTTGTATGCGCGTTCGATCTGCGGACGCAGCGACTTGTCGCCCGCTTTCGACCACGACAATCCTTCCATCACCGTCGGGTCGCCGATGCCAAGCCGCAAGCGTCCGAGCGGGATTCGCAGAACGTACTTGGCTTCGCCGCCCGATACCTTCTTCAAAAGGTCGGCGAGCATATCGGTTTTGTTGGCGACCGTGCCTTCGCCGCTCGCCGTCGCGATTTGGGTCAAGCGTTCGAACACCTGCGCGACCGTCAACTTTTTCGCGTCGTCGCTGATCAGTTTTTCCGCGACGAGTC contains:
- a CDS encoding ATP-dependent DNA ligase — translated: MRFSKLVDYLARLEATTKRLEMTGIVAELFKEASEDDIAPIVYLTQERLGPAFEPIDFGIGEALAAEALAKASGKDKDAIKKLYKQYGDYGLVAEKLISDDAKKLTVAQVFERLTQIATASGEGTVANKTDMLADLLKKVSGGEAKYVLRIPLGRLRLGIGDPTVMEGLSWSKAGDKSLRPQIERAYNVCSDLGQVARIFKAEGVDALAKIQVKVGNPVRMALAERAKNAEDIVTRLGKCAIEKKFDGFRCQVHKQGNSVRIFSRNLEETTAMFTDIVEGIRTQIQAKSAILEGEALSYDPETGEFHPFQVTMQRKRKYDLEAMTVKFPLRLVAFDLLYVDGKDFTGQGYLARHDKLVSILAPGERVQISQHIVTQDAKEIETYFMDAITGGLEGIMAKRLDSKYQAGARNFNWIKLKRSYQGHLSDTIDGVVVGYLRGRGMRAKFGIGALLVAVYDAKQDKFATIAKIGTGFSDEEWVQMRELLDKIKTQHRHARVDAVMEPDVWVEPKYVIEMTADEITRSPIHTAGKVGDEPGYALRFPRVVGFIRVDKKPEDATTIKEILKMFEKQTTSKVAE